In Betta splendens chromosome 19, fBetSpl5.4, whole genome shotgun sequence, the following proteins share a genomic window:
- the klhl11 gene encoding kelch-like protein 11, giving the protein MSVCECLFTCVIYAYEWLPTVGQSCRLAPRPASPGAMAAAARGAEDRGRSGGARGAHTGDGEPAEAEEFTCAAYCSELSRRQNEQRKDGLFCDLTLVFSGGAADRVQTVRAHRSVLSAASHYFTLLLGGQFAESRSGRVELKEWSSESGPDPETVESVIQFMYTGEIRVTAASVHEVLELADRFLLVQLKSFCGDFLIKKLSLSNCVAVHSLAHMYTLDRLAAEAAVTIRRNFHRVVHHDEFHALPFHLVRHWLADPEVTVARERELFEAVVRWVRHDAGERERRFEELFALLRLQQVAPSYLTTAMRKEPLVANSAACRRLLSEALEAHAVRGDGPKAADAELCGPRLGQTMDVIMVVGGVSEGGEYLSECVGYFVAEDRWVNLPHVHNHLDGHAIAVTDSHVYVAGSMEPSFAKMVERYDPGTNAWEQVSSLTTRKHSFGLACVKDVLYAIGGHGNFSPGFKDVTVYDPELDEWHNLDPAPKILRDVKTVSVDDRYVYVTARTPVDADGEDGLSTVTASFDTLSCKWQEVESPPLIDTYCRFQAAVAATSFYHTASCCPKSYRAPVEAAQQKTSGRGGPDDLLAGLPPEVLAMEGSALCHLGEDVFVVGGWRSGGGGSGGAEKQYRREAYRYRADRGRWTLLPPLPRPRCRAAACHVRIPYRFLRGRQRHPVPQNLARQRDRMQQMQQLNWRALTLRRQLHSQVEC; this is encoded by the exons ATGTCCGTTTGTGAATGTTTATTCACGTGTGTCATTTACGCCTATGAGTGGCTCCCGACGGTAGGTCAGAGCTGTCGTTTGGCCCCGAGACCAGCGTCCCCCGGCGCTATGGCAGCGGCAGCACGCGGGGCGGAGGACCGCGGCCGGAGCGGCGGCGCGCGGGGAGCGCACACAGGTGATGGGGAACCTGCGGAGGCCGAGGAGTTCACGTGCGCGGCCTACTGCTCGGAGCTGTCCCGGCGGCAGAACGAGCAGAGGAAGGACGGGCTGTTCTGCGACCTGACGCTCGTCttcagcggcggcgccgcggaccGGGTCCAGACCGTGCGCGCCCACCGCTCGGTTCTGTCCGCGGCGTCGCACTacttcacgctgctgctgggcGGACAGTTCGCCGAGTCCCGGTCGGGGCGCGTGGAGCTGAAGGAGTGGAGCTCGGAGAGCGGACCCGACCCGGAGACGGTGGAGAGCGTCATCCAGTTCATGTACACGGGGGAGATCCGGGTCACCGCCGCCTCCGTGCACGAAGTGCTGGAACTTGCAGACAG gTTCCTGTTGGTGCAGCTGAAGAGCTTCTGCGGGGACTTCCTGATCAAGAAGCTGAGCCTGTCCAACTGCGTGGCCGTGCACAGCCTCGCCCACATGTACACGCTGGACCGTCTGGCCGCCGAGGCCGCCGTCACGATCCGCAGGAACTTCCACCGGGTCGTCCACCACGACGAGTTCCACGCGCTGCCGTTCCACCTGGTGCGGCACTGGCTCGCCGACCCGGAGGTCACGGTGGCCCGCGAGCGGGAGCTGTTCGAggcggtggtgcggtgggtgcGGCACGACGCCGGGGAGCGCGAGCGGCGCTTCGAGGAGCTGTTCgcgctgctgaggctgcagcaggtggcgccGTCCTACCTGACGACGGCCATGAGGAAGGAGCCGCTCGTGGCCAACAGCGCCGCCTGTCGCCGGCTGCTGTCCGAGGCGCTCGAGGCCCACGCCGTTCGCGGCGACGGCCCCAAGGCGGCGGATGCCGAGCTCTGCGGGCCGCGTTTAGGCCAGACTATGGACGTCATcatggtggtggggggggtgtcagAGGGAGGGGAGTACCTGAGCGAGTGCGTGGGCTACTTCGTGGCCGAGGACCGCTGGGTCAACCTGCCGCACGTCCACAACCACCTGGACGGACACGCCATCGCCGTCACCGACAGCCACGTGTACGTGGCCGGGTCCATGGAGCCCAGCTTCGCCAAGATGGTGGAGCGCTACGACCCCGGCACCAACGCCTGGGAGCAGGTCAGCAGCCTGACCACCCGCAAGCACTCGTTCGGCCTCGCGTGCGTCAAGGACGTGCTCTACGCCATCGGCGGCCACGGCAACTTCAGCCCCGGCTTCAAGGACGTCACCGTCTACGACCCGGAGCTCGACGAGTGGCACAACCTGGACCCCGCCCCCAAGATACTGCGCGACGTCAAGACGGTGAGCGTGGACGACCGCTACGTGTACGTGACGGCCCGGACCCCCGTGGACGCCGACGGCGAGGACGGACTCAGCACCGTCACCGCTTCCTTCGACACGCTGAGCTGCAAGTGGCAGGAAGTGGAGTCGCCGCCGCTCATCGACACCTACTGCCGCTTCCAGGCGGCCGTCGCCGCCACCAGCTTCTACCACACGGCGTCCTGTTGCCCCAAGAGCTACCGGGCGCCGGTGGAGGCGGCCCAGCAGAAGACGAGCGGCCGCGGCGGCCCCGACGACCTCCTGGCCGGCCTCCCGCCGGAGGTGCTCGCCATGGAGGGCTCGGCGCTCTGCCACCTGGGCGAGGACGTGTTCGTCGTCGGCGGCtggcggagcggcggcggcggcagcggcggcgcggagAAGCAGTACCGCCGCGAGGCGTACCGCTACCGCGCCGACAGGGGGCGCTggacgctgctgccgccgctgccgcggcCGCGCTGCCGGGCGGCCGCCTGCCACGTGCGCATCCCCTACCGCTTCCTGCGGGGCCGCCAGCGCCACCCCGTGCCCCAGAACCTGGCGCGCCAGCGGGACCgcatgcagcagatgcagcagctcaacTGGCGCGCGCTGACGCTGCGGCGGCAGCTGCACTCGCAGGTCGAATGCTGA
- the fkbp10b gene encoding peptidyl-prolyl cis-trans isomerase FKBP10 isoform X1 → MTWSSGSNRAWLRAHGAALRPSFTEADAQLRRDPLNMFACCVAVFILSTWSSADCNPSPVLGDVVVDRSFIPQVCAREAKSGDYVRYHYNATFTDGKAFDSSHQRGAAKVGLLGEGRLIAGIDRGLQGMCVNERRTITVPPHLAYGSTGAGDVVPPDTTLVFDVHLLDLWNAADMVVARTISTPKDCRRSVMRTDFVRFHFNGSLLDGTAFDSSYNRKQTHNTLVGEGWQVRGMDEGLLGMCVGEIRNIVIPPFKAYGEKGSGTEIPPQATLVFDVLLVDIFNPKDNISIEEQHVPESCTRRSVAGDYVRYHYNGTFLNGLTFDTSYQRNSTYNTYIGMGYVIAGMDQALLGVCTGERRRVTIPPHLAYGEQGAGDVIPPSAVLVFDIHVVDFHNPSDAVDVQTTYRPDACNDTTAVNDLVHYHYNCTLVDGTLLFSSHDYENVQDAVLGSDKVIDGLDEGLRGMCAGERRLVKVPPHLGHGERGASGVPSSAVLVFDIELVSFEKGVPPGYLFVWLGDTPADLFESLDVDKNKEVTQEEFGEFIKLQVAEGKGRIKPGVSMEQVIADMFQNQDRNKDGLITASELKLKVDEDKERELTRHEEL, encoded by the exons ATGACCTGGTCCTCGGGTTCGAACAGGGCGTGGCTGCGCGCGCACGGCGCCGCCCTGCGCCCGTCGTTCACTGAGGCGGACGCACAG ttgcgACGCGATCCTTTGAACATGTTTGCCTGCTGCGTCGCCGTTTTCATCCTCTCTACGTGGTCTTCCGCGGACTGTAACCCCAGTCCCGTTTTGGGAGATGTAGTCGTGGACAGATCCTTCATTCCGCAAGTCTGCGCCAGGGAAGCGAAAAGCGGGGATTACGTGCGCTACCACTACAACGCCACGTTCACCGATGGAAAAGCGTTTGATTCGAG CCACCAGAGAGGAGCCGCAAAGGTGGGCTTGTTGGGAGAGGGTCGTCTCATCGCCGGCATCGACAGGGGTCTGCAGGGCATGTGTGTGAACGAGCGCCGGACCATTACTGTCCCACCTCACCTGGCCTACGGCAGCACCGGAGCAG GCGACGTGGTCCCTCCAGACACCACGCTGGTGTTCGACGTccacctgctggacctgtgGAACGCGGCCGACATGGTGGTGGCCAGGACCATCAGCACCCCCAAGGACTGCAGGCGCTCCGTGATGCGCACCGACTTCGTGCGCTTCCACTTCAACGGCTCGCTGCTCGACGGCACCGCCTTCGACTCCAG CTACAACAGGAAGCAGACTCACAACACGCTGGTGGGCGAGGGCTGGCAGGTGAGGGGCATGGACGAGGGCCTGCTGGGCATGTGTGTGGGGGAGATCAGGAACATCGTCATCCCACCATTCAAAGCGTACGGAGAAAAGGGATCAG GTACGGAGATCCCTCCTCAGGCCACCTTGGTGTTCGACGTCCTGCTGGTGGACATTTTTAACCCGAAGGACAACATCAGCATCGAGGAGCAGCACGTGCCGGAGTCGTGCACGCGCCGCTCCGTGGCGGGCGACTACGTGCGCTACCACTACAACGGGACCTTCCTGAACGGACTCACCTTCGACACCAG CTACCAGAGGAACAGCACGTACAACACCTACATCGGGATGGGCTACGTGATCGCTGGGATGGACCAGGCCCTGCTGGGGGTCTGTACGGGGGAGAGGAGGCGGGTCACCATCCCTCCACACCTGGCGTATGGAGAGCAGGGAGCAG GTGACGTCATCCCTCCGTCGGCCGTGCTGGTGTTCGACATTCACGTCGTCGACTTCCACAACCCCAGCGACGCCGTGGACGTGCAGACCACCTACAGGCCCGACGCGTGCAACGACACCACGGCGGTGAACGACCTCGTCCACTACCACTACAACTGCACGCTGGTGGACGGCACGCTGCTCTTCTCCTC GCACGACTATGAAAACGTCCAGGACGCGGTGTTGGGCTCGGACAAAGTGATCGACGGGCTGGACGAGGGCCTGCGGGGCATGTGCGCGGGGGAGAGGAGGCTGGTGAAGGTGCCTCCTCACCTGGGCcacggagagagaggag CCTCTGGCGTGCCCAGCAGTGCAGTGCTGGTCTTCGACATTGAGCTGGTGAGCTTCGAGAAGGGCGTCCCACCTGGTTACCTGTTTGTGTGGCTCGGGGACACTCCTGCAGACCTGTTTGAATCCCTGGACGtggacaaaaacaaagaggtTACACAGGAGGAG TTTGGGGAGTTCATCAAGCTGCAGGTGGCAGAGGGCAAAGGTCGCATTAAGCCTGGGGTGAGCATGGAGCAGGTCATCGCTGACATGTTCCAGAACCAGGACCGTAATAAAGACGGCCTGATCACCGCCAGCGAGCTCAAACTGAAGGTGGACGAGGACAAGGAACGGGAGCTGACGAGGCACGAAGAGTTGTGA
- the fkbp10b gene encoding peptidyl-prolyl cis-trans isomerase FKBP10 isoform X2: MFACCVAVFILSTWSSADCNPSPVLGDVVVDRSFIPQVCAREAKSGDYVRYHYNATFTDGKAFDSSHQRGAAKVGLLGEGRLIAGIDRGLQGMCVNERRTITVPPHLAYGSTGAGDVVPPDTTLVFDVHLLDLWNAADMVVARTISTPKDCRRSVMRTDFVRFHFNGSLLDGTAFDSSYNRKQTHNTLVGEGWQVRGMDEGLLGMCVGEIRNIVIPPFKAYGEKGSGTEIPPQATLVFDVLLVDIFNPKDNISIEEQHVPESCTRRSVAGDYVRYHYNGTFLNGLTFDTSYQRNSTYNTYIGMGYVIAGMDQALLGVCTGERRRVTIPPHLAYGEQGAGDVIPPSAVLVFDIHVVDFHNPSDAVDVQTTYRPDACNDTTAVNDLVHYHYNCTLVDGTLLFSSHDYENVQDAVLGSDKVIDGLDEGLRGMCAGERRLVKVPPHLGHGERGASGVPSSAVLVFDIELVSFEKGVPPGYLFVWLGDTPADLFESLDVDKNKEVTQEEFGEFIKLQVAEGKGRIKPGVSMEQVIADMFQNQDRNKDGLITASELKLKVDEDKERELTRHEEL, translated from the exons ATGTTTGCCTGCTGCGTCGCCGTTTTCATCCTCTCTACGTGGTCTTCCGCGGACTGTAACCCCAGTCCCGTTTTGGGAGATGTAGTCGTGGACAGATCCTTCATTCCGCAAGTCTGCGCCAGGGAAGCGAAAAGCGGGGATTACGTGCGCTACCACTACAACGCCACGTTCACCGATGGAAAAGCGTTTGATTCGAG CCACCAGAGAGGAGCCGCAAAGGTGGGCTTGTTGGGAGAGGGTCGTCTCATCGCCGGCATCGACAGGGGTCTGCAGGGCATGTGTGTGAACGAGCGCCGGACCATTACTGTCCCACCTCACCTGGCCTACGGCAGCACCGGAGCAG GCGACGTGGTCCCTCCAGACACCACGCTGGTGTTCGACGTccacctgctggacctgtgGAACGCGGCCGACATGGTGGTGGCCAGGACCATCAGCACCCCCAAGGACTGCAGGCGCTCCGTGATGCGCACCGACTTCGTGCGCTTCCACTTCAACGGCTCGCTGCTCGACGGCACCGCCTTCGACTCCAG CTACAACAGGAAGCAGACTCACAACACGCTGGTGGGCGAGGGCTGGCAGGTGAGGGGCATGGACGAGGGCCTGCTGGGCATGTGTGTGGGGGAGATCAGGAACATCGTCATCCCACCATTCAAAGCGTACGGAGAAAAGGGATCAG GTACGGAGATCCCTCCTCAGGCCACCTTGGTGTTCGACGTCCTGCTGGTGGACATTTTTAACCCGAAGGACAACATCAGCATCGAGGAGCAGCACGTGCCGGAGTCGTGCACGCGCCGCTCCGTGGCGGGCGACTACGTGCGCTACCACTACAACGGGACCTTCCTGAACGGACTCACCTTCGACACCAG CTACCAGAGGAACAGCACGTACAACACCTACATCGGGATGGGCTACGTGATCGCTGGGATGGACCAGGCCCTGCTGGGGGTCTGTACGGGGGAGAGGAGGCGGGTCACCATCCCTCCACACCTGGCGTATGGAGAGCAGGGAGCAG GTGACGTCATCCCTCCGTCGGCCGTGCTGGTGTTCGACATTCACGTCGTCGACTTCCACAACCCCAGCGACGCCGTGGACGTGCAGACCACCTACAGGCCCGACGCGTGCAACGACACCACGGCGGTGAACGACCTCGTCCACTACCACTACAACTGCACGCTGGTGGACGGCACGCTGCTCTTCTCCTC GCACGACTATGAAAACGTCCAGGACGCGGTGTTGGGCTCGGACAAAGTGATCGACGGGCTGGACGAGGGCCTGCGGGGCATGTGCGCGGGGGAGAGGAGGCTGGTGAAGGTGCCTCCTCACCTGGGCcacggagagagaggag CCTCTGGCGTGCCCAGCAGTGCAGTGCTGGTCTTCGACATTGAGCTGGTGAGCTTCGAGAAGGGCGTCCCACCTGGTTACCTGTTTGTGTGGCTCGGGGACACTCCTGCAGACCTGTTTGAATCCCTGGACGtggacaaaaacaaagaggtTACACAGGAGGAG TTTGGGGAGTTCATCAAGCTGCAGGTGGCAGAGGGCAAAGGTCGCATTAAGCCTGGGGTGAGCATGGAGCAGGTCATCGCTGACATGTTCCAGAACCAGGACCGTAATAAAGACGGCCTGATCACCGCCAGCGAGCTCAAACTGAAGGTGGACGAGGACAAGGAACGGGAGCTGACGAGGCACGAAGAGTTGTGA
- the LOC114845510 gene encoding endoplasmic reticulum protein SC65-like, whose product MGRFYAQGSALLTLLCLTFVFMTAAHQPPPTSRRPPAELMPVTAAYGRALDSYAAGNWTEAIQYLEESLRSWRLRKEGARRCALRCNKSDHHEPSAAESNQELRAHWRVLTGARCQRECRAQFPALQLPPPATNVLEEFTRRSPYRYLHFAYARLRDLQRAVPCAHTFLQEMLQVMEAYTREYDVSGFLTDYEERPYEASFLKGVKLIVSGDYAGGVEPLEDALRLYVHEHELCQADRVAGRGALHASSRRLRRRVEVQAEVRGEPEAQRRRLLRGEVRGHRLPLPPVCLLQT is encoded by the exons ATGGGTAGATTTTACGCACAAGGAAGCGCGTTGTTGACGCTGCTTTGTCTGACCTTTGTTTTTATGACAGCCGCTCATCAGCCGCCCCCCACCTCCAGACGCCCCCCCGCAGAGCTCATGCCCGTCACCGCCGCTTATGGACGGGCTCTGGACAGTTACGCAGCGGGGAACTGGACGGAGGCGATTCAGTACTTGGAGGAAAGTCTGCGTTCGTGGCGCCTGCGGAAGGAGGGCGCGCGCCGCTGCGCGCTGCGCTGTAATAAAAGCGACCACCACGAGCCGTCTGCCGCGGAGTCGAACCAGGAGCTGCGCGCGCACTGGCGCGTTCTGACCGGAGCTCGGTGCCAGAGGGAGTGCAGAGCGCAGTTCCCCGCGCTGCAGCTGCCTCCGCCCGCCACGAACGTCCTGGAGGAGTTCACCAGGAGATCTCCCTACAGATACCTGCACTTTGCGTATGCCAGG cTCCGCGACCTGCAGAGGGCCGTGCCCTGCGCCCACACGTTCCTCCAGGAGATGCTCCAGGTGATGGAGGCGTACACGCGCGAGTACGACGTGAGCGGGTTCCTCACCGACTACGAGGAGCGTCCGTATGAG GCCTCTTTTCTAAAGGGCGTTAAGCTCATCGTCTCTGGCGACTACGCGGGCGGCGTGGAGCCCCTGGAGGACGCTCTGAGGCTCTACGTGCACGAGCACGAGCTGTGTCAGGCGGACCGTGTCGCCGGCCGAGGAGCTCTACACGCTTctagcag GCGTCTACGTCGACGTGTTGAGGTGCAAGCTGAGGTGCGAGGAGAACCTGAAGCCCAACGTCGGCGGCTACTTCGTGGAGAAGTTCGTGGCCACCGTTTACCACTACCTCCAGTTTGCTTATTACAAACGTAG
- the LOC129602935 gene encoding endoplasmic reticulum protein SC65-like: MKQNLLYHEAYGAEWGLRPEHFAPRTEALRHHNQIVAQRQMLAFAEQNLRLDDEGPEAESPDAEFEGLGDYEEWIYADWRQEKGKGDAGEWDA, from the exons ATGAAGCAGAACCTGCTGTATCACGAAGCCTACGGCGCGGAGTGGGGCCTCCGGCCGGAGCACTTCGCCCCCCGGACG GAGGCGCTTCGACACCACAACCAGATCGTGGCTCAGAGGCAGATGCTGGCGTTCGCAGAGCAGAACCTACGGCTGGATGACGAG GGACCAGAAGCAGAGTCGCCTGATGCTGAGTTTGAAGGTCTGGGAGACTACGAGGAGTGGATCTACGCCGACTGGAGGCAGGAAAAGGGCAAAGGAGACGCCGGGGAGTGGGACGCGTGA
- the adam11 gene encoding disintegrin and metalloproteinase domain-containing protein 11 has product MLAVGCLLFAAACARCTATGAEERSQPAEERVQPRRLLQQIHTEEELLHSRLDTRVRNSTAGVRPIHLAQSSFLVEAFGTSFILDLELNHNLLSTDYVERYYNEDGQPAQTAGGEHCYYHGRVRGAPASWAALSTCHGLRGMFSDGKSSYGIEPAGGEQASWDHIVYRMPDVDLSPPPCPGRTCPHTHTVSSSPPEQELKDGDDRSGEDKPALEGLRRSKRQVRRGQRTVQTETKYIELMVVNDHELFVQLRRSATQTKNFAKAVVNMADAIYKEQLNTRIVLVAMETWSSENRVSVGDDPLLTLRDFMKYRKESIKERCDAVHLFSGRTFMSSRSEAAYIGGICSVTRGGGINEFGSVGPMAITLCRSLGQNIGMLRNKERASAGDCRCPDPWLGCIMEDTGYYLPRKFSRCSIDEYLRFLQQGGGSCLFNKPSRLLDPPECGNGYVEPGEECDCGLLVECARSGASCCKKCTLTHNAMCSNGLCCRDCKYELRGVTCREAVNDCDIPETCVGDSSQCPHNVHKLDGYMCDAGQGRCYGGRCKTRDGQCRTLWGYNSADRFCYEKLNSEGTEKGNCGPDPGGHGWVQCNKQDVLCGLLLCTNLTAQPRFGELQGKITSLTIHHQNRYLDCRGGHAVLDDGLDLGYVEDGTPCGPNMMCLERRCLPVPTFNLSTCPGSSSSRICSHHGTCSNEVRCICDPDYTGKDCSVFDPIPIPTPPDGPEKYRGPSGTNIIIGSVAGAILVAAIVLGGTGWGFKNIRRGRYDPTFQS; this is encoded by the exons ATGCTCGCTGTGGGGTGCCTGCTGTTCGCCGCGGCGTGCGCGCGGTGCACCGCGACAG GTGCGGAGGAGCGGTCGCAGCCCGCAGAGGAGCGCGTGCAGCCCAGGCGgctcctgcagcagatccacacggaggaggagctgctccacagccgCCTGGACACCCGAGTGAGGAACTCCACGGCGGGGGTGCGG CCCATCCATCTGGCACAGAGCAGCTTCCTGGTGGAGGCTTTTGGCACGTCCTTCATCCTTGACCTGGAGCTGAACCA CAACCTCTTGTCTACAGACTATGTGGAGCGTTACTATAATGAGGATGGACAGCCGGCCCAGACTGCG ggaGGGGAGCACTGCTACTACCACGGGCGCGTGCGTGGGGCGCCGGCGTCGTGGGCCGCTCTGTCCACCTGCCACGGCCTGCG GGGGATGTTCTCCGACGGGAAGTCCTCGTACGGCATCGAACCCGCGGGCGGCGAGCAGGCGAGTTG GGACCACATCGTGTACCGGATGCCAGACGTCgacctgtctcctcctccctgtccagGTAGAACCtgtccacatacacacacagtgtcctCCTCGCCACCC gagcaggagctgaaggaTGGAGACGACCGGTCTGGAGAGGACAAGCCAGCGCTCGAAGGGCTGAGACGCTCGAAAAGACAA gtgAGGAGAGGCCAGCGCACAGTCCAGACTGAGACCAAGTACATCGAGCTGATGGTTGTCAACGACCACGAGCTG TTTGTGCAACTCCGTCGTTCTGCCACTCAGACCAAGAACTTTGCCAAAGCAGTGGTGAACATGGCCGACGCG ATCTATAAGGAGCAGCTGAACACTCGCATCGTCCTGGTGGCCATGGAAACGTGGTCGTCTGAAAACAGGGTCTCCGTGGGCGACGACCCGCTGCTCACCCTGCGCGACTTCATGAAATACAGGAAGGAGAGCATCAAGGAGCGCTGTGACGCTGTGCACCTGTTCTC CGGGAGGACATTCATGAGCAGCCGCAGCGAGGCCGCCTACATCGGTGGCATCTGCTCCGTCACCAGGGGCGGAGGCATCAATGAG TTCGGCAGCGTGGGCCCCATGGCCATCACCTTGTGTCGGAGCCTCGGCCAGAACATCGGCATGCTGAGGAACAAGGAGCGAGCGTCTGCAG gagaCTGCCGGTGTCCAGATCCGTGGCTGGGCTGTATCATGGAGGACACAGG GTACTACCTCCCTAGGAAGTTCTCTCGCTGCAGCATAGACGAGTACCTGCGCTTCCTGCAGCAGGGGGGAGGGAGCTGCCTCTTCAACAAGCCCAGCAGG ctgctggatcCGCCCGAATGCGGCAACGGATACGTGGAGCCGGGAGAGGAGTGTGACTGCGGATTGCTGGTG GAGTGTGCGCGGAGCGGAGCCAGCTGCTGCAAGAAGTGCACGcttacccacaatgcaatgtGCAGCAACGGGCTCTGCTGCAGAGACTGCAAG TACGAGCTGAGAGGCGTGACCTGCCGCGAGGCCGTCAACGACTGTGACATTCCCGAGACCTGCGTGGGAGACTCCAGCCAA TGTCCTCATAACGTCCACAAACTGGACGGCTACATGTGCGATGCTGGTCAG GGCCGATGCTACGGAGGCCGCTGTAAGACCAGAGATGGCCAGTGCAGGACTCTGTGGGGCTACA ACTCTGCAGACAGGTTTTGCTACGAGAAGCTGAACTCCGAGGGCACGGAGAAAGGCAACTGTGGCCCAGACCCGGGCGGACACGGATGGGTTCAGTGCAACAAGCA AGATGTCCTGTGCGGTTTGCTGCTGTGCACCAACCTGACGGCTCAGCCGAGGTTCGGCGAGCTGCAGGGGAAGATCACCAGCCTGACAATCCACCACCAGAACCGATACCTGGACTGCAG GGGGGGCCACGCCGTGCTGGACGACGGCCTGGACCTGGGCTACGTAGAGGACGGGACGCCCTGTGGTCCAAACATGATGTGTCTGGAGCGCCGCTGCCTCCCCGTCCCCACCTTCAACCTCAGCACCTGCCCAGGCTCCTCGTCTTCACGCATCTGCTCCCACCACGGG ACGTGCAGTAACGAGGTGAGGTGTATATGTGACCCGGACTACACGGGGAAGGACTGCAGCGTGTTTGACCCCATCCCCATCCCAACGCCACCGGACGGCCCGGAGAAATACAGAG GTCCCAGCGGTACCAACATCATCATAGGCTCGGTCGCCGGTGCCATTCTGGTGGCAGCGATAGTCCTGGGGGGAACGGGCTGGGGCTTTAA GAACATCCGGAGAGGAAGGTACGACCCCACCTTTCAGTCCTGA